Proteins co-encoded in one Brassica oleracea var. oleracea cultivar TO1000 chromosome C4, BOL, whole genome shotgun sequence genomic window:
- the LOC106337372 gene encoding fasciclin-like arabinogalactan protein 3 — MCLKASSSLLSLAILLGVSSIVSAVNITRALDKYPEFSTMTELFAKTKLTPIINKRQTITLLALSNDAIGSISGRPEDELKNILMNHVVLDFYDGLKLKAIKDKSTMLTTLYQSTGLGQQQNGFLKCSKTNGKIYFGSAVKGAPQTAEYITTVFRNPFNLSVVQISMPIVAPGLGDPVEVPPTPPMSSPPAPSPKEAADAPAPGPAEEEGYADSPPGGAPETAPASAPSEDGSPAPAPAPGPENSRKKKVAAADEAEPPTSASNTGLSFGAILVLSFVASFAGF; from the coding sequence ATGTGTCTCAAGGCCTCTTCTTCTCTCCTCTCTCTCGCCATCTTACTCGGTGTCTCTTCCATTGTATCAGCGGTTAACATAACCAGAGCACTCGACAAATACCCTGAATTCAGCACCATGACCGAGCTTTTCGCCAAGACCAAGCTCACACCAATTATCAACAAACGTCAGACAATCACCCTGTTGGCTCTTAGCAACGATGCTATCGGTTCCATCTCTGGTCGACCCGAGGACGAGCTCAAGAACATTCTAATGAACCATGTGGTTCTTGACTTCTACGATGGGCTCAAGCTCAAGGCTATTAAGGACAAGAGCACAATGCTCACCACACTTTACCAGTCCACTGGTTTAGGCCAACAACAAAACGGTTTCCTCAAGTGCAGCAAAACTAACGGAAAGATTTACTTCGGGTCTGCTGTGAAAGGCGCTCCTCAAACCGCTGAATACATCACCACCGTGTTCCGTAACCCATTCAATCTCTCTGTGGTCCAGATAAGCATGCCCATTGTGGCTCCTGGACTGGGGGATCCGGTTGAGGTTCCTCCCACACCACCCATGTCTTCACCACCGGCTCCATCTCCCAAGGAGGCTGCAGACGCTCCAGCTCCTGGACCAGCTGAGGAGGAGGGTTACGCAGATTCTCCTCCCGGTGGAGCTCCAGAAACCGCACCTGCATCAGCTCCATCAGAAGATGGTTCTCCTGCTCCGGCTCCAGCTCCAGGTCCAGAAAATTCCCGTAAGAAGAAGGTGGCAGCAGCTGATGAGGCTGAACCACCTACGTCTGCTTCTAACACCGGTTTGAGCTTTGGTGCAATTCTAGTTCTCAGTTTTGTGGCTAGCTTTGCTGGATTCTAA
- the LOC106338934 gene encoding uncharacterized protein LOC106338934, with translation METSSLKVEISAQVTSQGLSLGLLNSVLISQCREIEEVLVDESDDGNITSLGSYPDSSVRAQLSLLRFKDFEPTTVHQQIKTRFNDPVLSRLITDQIVLDSQRKDLPQGPLLITVFLKFTKKEYIVAPFSCSLDDSESRRILCDLSRGDV, from the coding sequence ATGGAAACTAGCTCACTCAAAGTAGAGATCAGTGCACAGGTAACGTCTCAAGGTCTGTCCTTAGGGTTATTAAACTCTGTCTTGATTAGTCAATGTCGGGAAATCGAAGAGGTTCTCGTAGACGAGAGTGACGATGGGAACATAACGAGTCTCGGCTCTTACCCCGATTCTTCTGTTCGTGCCCAACTATCCCTTCTCAGGTTCAAAGACTTCGAACCAACCACAGTTCATCAGCAAATCAAGACCCGCTTCAACGACCCTGTCTTATCCCGACTTATCACCGATCAGATTGTTCTCGACTCACAACGGAAAGACTTGCCGCAAGGACCCTTGTTGATCACGGTATTCCTCAAATTTACAAAGAAAGAGTACATTGTCGCTCCTTTTAGTTGCTCCTTGGACGACAGCGAAAGTAGAAGGATCTTGTGCGATTTGTCTAGAGGAGATGTCTGA